The following proteins are encoded in a genomic region of Cryptomeria japonica chromosome 11, Sugi_1.0, whole genome shotgun sequence:
- the LOC131060526 gene encoding scarecrow-like protein 3 produces MKFRFGGEEGRWNGSPQSPWEGWSSPSSGDPASPLTAFSAMSLTSILSPKSTLTPPWLQGQRELGSEDRGLWLIKLLLACANCVSAGHMENTNLCLEQLSLLASPTGDPMQRVATYFMEALAARITKAWPGLHKALNCTHLPPPVDRFSVRQMLFNLCPFLKVSYAAVNHSIMEAMEGEDFVHIIDLNDCEPIQWAWLMHSLAARNGGPPNLRITAVSEHRQALDRTARVLAEEADKLNIPFQFHPVHSTLDHLEAEELKVKIGEAVAISSVLQLHTLLAEEENDPTRPQKRPGWPPVRSGPRFQNTTLDDLLKSEPRSNLPSPSQIEEAIVRKAAAAAAAAGSPRCPRIDRFLDMLRGRSPKIMVVVEQDSNHNGALFMERFVEAMHYYGAVFDSLASDGSQQRSMERLAVEKYLFGEEIKDIVACEGGERKERHEKLDKWLRRMEGAGFVRVPVSYETVLQAKGLINDAYRLGGDHGCLVLGWQEMSLFSISAWRSS; encoded by the coding sequence ATGAAGTTCAGATTTGGGGGTGAAGAGGGCAGATGGAATGGATCCCCACAGAGCCCATGGGAGGGGTGGTCATCACCGAGCAGTGGGGATCCGGCATCCCCATTGACAGCCTTCTCAGCAATGTCGCTAACCTCCATCCTATCACCCAAGAGCACATTGACGCCCCCATGGCTTCAAGGCCAGCGGGAGCTGGGCTCAGAGGACCGGGGGCTATGGCTCATCAAGCTTCTCCTAGCCTGTGCAAACTGTGTCTCAGCAGGTCACATGGAGAACACCAATCTGTGCCTGGAGCAGTTATCATTGCTGGCCTCTCCCACAGGAGACCCCATGCAAAGGGTCGCCACGTACTTCATGGAAGCCCTGGCGGCGCGAATAACAAAGGCCTGGCCGGGTCTGCACAAGGCTCTCAACTGCACTCACCTCCCACCGCCAGTCGACCGCTTCTCGGTCCGCCAGATGTTATTCAATCTCTGCCCCTTTCTCAAGGTCTCATACGCGGCAGTGAACCACAGCATCATGGAAGCCATGGAAGGCGAAGATTTTGTCCACATAATCGACCTCAATGACTGTGAGCCCATCCAATGGGCATGGCTAATGCATTCTCTAGCTGCCCGGAATGGAGGTCCGCCCAATTTGAGAATCACCGCCGTGAGTGAACACAGACAGGCATTGGATCGGACAGCGCGGGTCCTCGCTGAGGAAGCAGACAAGCTGAACATTCCTTTCCAATTCCATCCAGTTCACTCAACCCTGGATCATCTAGAGGCAGAGGAACTCAAAGTTAAGATTGGGGAAGCCGTGGCGATTAGCTCTGTTCTGCAGCTTCACACCCTTCTGGCAGAGGAAGAAAACGACCCAACCCGCCCACAGAAACGACCCGGGTGGCCACCGGTTCGATCGGGTCCTCGTTTCCAAAATACCACCTTGGATGATCTTCTGAAAAGCGAACCCAGAAGCAACCTGCCATCGCCGTCACAGATCGAAGAGGCCATTGTGAGAAAGGCGGCGGCGGCCGCCGCAGCCGCAGGATCACCTCGGTGCCCTCGAATCGACCGGTTTCTTGATATGCTCCGGGGCCGGTCGCCCAAGATCATGGTTGTGGTCGAACAGGACTCCAATCACAATGGTGCCCTGTTTATGGAGCGGTTCGTTGAGGCCATGCATTACTATGGTGCTGTGTTCGATTCCCTGGCCTCTGATGGTTCCCAGCAGCGCAGTATGGAGAGATTGGCAGTGGAAAAGTATCTGTTTGGGGAGGAGATTAAGGACATTGTGGCTTGTGAGGGAGGGGAGAGGAAGGAGAGGCATGAGAAATTGGACAAGTGGTTGAGGAGAATGGAGGGGGCGGGATTCGTTCGTGTGCCTGTTAGCTATGAGACTGTTCTGCAGGCAAAGGGGTTGATTAATGATGCTTATAGGCTTGGTGGTGACCATGGGTGTCTCGTTCTTGGCTGGCAGGAAATGTCCCTCTTCTCTATTTCAGCATGGCGCTCCTCTTAA